The following are encoded in a window of Panicum virgatum strain AP13 chromosome 5N, P.virgatum_v5, whole genome shotgun sequence genomic DNA:
- the LOC120675001 gene encoding translation initiation factor IF-2-like: MPPPIPIAPSCCLTGGFKLEVEQLRAAPHVPPAHVGDRAPSRARRSGGRNGLAWPAEAGAAAGGVRASASAPPHSLCSSRSFSLSLSAGTPLTPLPLPLPLRPHPRRPIPSPPWPPSSPPRRGPRGASRVSPRPAAGVALRTTDAGTRRPHAWGEGPLARVAGEEALSRASPWPAHVLGAVKENPTTANSAESDGLSPFAIEEHNKRQLQIYSSVYRSTCTGGGKSGCPMSRGDTRGPKRQQGALAARPTARRECSMRAC, from the exons atgccgccgccgatccCCATCGCCCCCTCCTGCTGCCTGACCGGCGGGTTCAAGCTGGAGGTGGAGCagctccgcgccgcgccccaTGTGCCTCCCGCGCACGTCGGAGACCGAGCTCCGTCCCGCGCGCGCCGGAGTGGAGGCCGCAACGGGCTCGCGTGGCCGGCGGAAGCCGGagcagcggcgggaggag TCCGGGCGTCCGCGTCTGCTCCCCCTCATTCTCTGTGTTCCTCTCgctccttctccctctccctctctgccgGCACGCCCCTCACCCCGCTCCCTCTGCCTCTGCCGCTCCGGCCGCATCCTCGCCGTcccatcccctcccctccttgGCCACCCTCCTCTCCACCGCGCAGGGGCCCGCGGGGCGCATCTAGGGTttcgccgcggccggccgccggggtcGCCCTCCGCACGACCGATGCTGGGACGAGAAGGCCCCACGCGTGGGGAGAAGGCCCTCTCGCGCGCGTCGCCGGGGAGGAGGCCCTCTCGCGCGCGTCGCCATGGCCGGCTCACGTCCTCGGCGCTGTGAAGGAGAACCCCACCACCGCCAACAGCGCCGAGTCCGACGGGCTCAGCCCCTTCGCCATCGAGGAGCACAACAAGCGCCAG ctgcagatCTACTCTTCTGTGTATAGATCCACCTGCACAGGCGGTGGCAAGTCGGGTTGCCCGATGAGCAGAGGCGACACCCGTGGCCCAAAGCGGCAGCAGGGTGCGCTGGCGGCGCGACCCACGGCACGACGGGAATGTTCCATG